A window of Cryptomeria japonica chromosome 3, Sugi_1.0, whole genome shotgun sequence contains these coding sequences:
- the LOC131027814 gene encoding mannan endo-1,4-beta-mannosidase 6 translates to MERRLNVWIQCFLVVLTCLQVDSSSYNVMKWEEAEQRQVLEEDDSQGDYWDFVQTKGTQFMVNDLPFYINGFNTYWLMVFAVDPSTKPKISEVFQQAASVGLTVARTWAFNDGGWRALQKSPGVYDEDVFKALDFVISEAHKNNIRLILSLCNNWGAYGGKSQYVKWGLSAGLKLSSDDAFFADPTLKTYFKDHIKKVLTRVNTITDIAYKDDPTVFAWELMNEPRCTSDPSGDTLQEWITEMAIYVKSIDRKHLLEIGTEGFYGPSSPDRDGFNPNTYATQVGTDFMRNHQALGIDFASVHIYPDSWISQSVSPSHLTFVSSWIKAHIRDCDKILNMPVLFSEFGTSSRDPGYNSSYRETLIQTVYDNIMLSAKKGGAGAGSLIWQLFPEGVEYMADGYEVVLSKSPSIAKIMKAQSVSLWALSSVCQWSFKWSCRRDVINSPAFISLTADLLGGVEAAHEL, encoded by the exons ATGGAAAGAAGACTAAATGTATGGATACAATGCTTCTTGGTGGTTTTAACTTGCCTCCAAGTTGACAGCAGTTCATATAATGTCATGAAATGGGAGGAAGCCGAACAGAGGCAGGTGTTGGAGGAAGATGATAGCCAGGGAGATTACTGGGATTTTGTGCAAACAAAAGGCACACAGTTTATGGTGAATGATTTGCCATTTTATATCAATGGGTTCAACACATATTGGCTCATGGTGTTTGCTGTAGATCCTTCAACCAAACCCAAGATCAGTGAAGTGTTTCAGCAGGCAGCTTCTGTTGGACTTACAGTGGCAAGGACTTGGGCTTTCAAtgatggaggatggagagctctccAGAAGTCTCCAGGTGTTTATGATGAAGATGTCTTCAAG GCCTTAGACTTTGTCATCAGTGAGGCCCACAAGAATAACATTAGGCTTATCCTGAGTTTATGCAACAATTGGGGTGCATATGGAGGAAAATCACAGTATGTGAAATGGGGACTTAGTGCAGGTTTAAAATTGAGTTCTGATGACGCCTTCTTTGCAGATCCCACTCTCAAGACCTACTTCAAGGACCACATCAAG AAAGTTCTGACAAGAGTTAACACAATCACCGATATTGCATATAAGGATGATCCCACCGTATTTGCCTGGGAGCTAATGAATGAACCTCGCTGTACTTCTGACCCATCTGGTGACACGCTACAG GAATGGATAACCGAGATGGCTATCTATGTGAAATCAATAGACAGAAAACACCTATTGGAAATCGGGACAGAAGGATTCTATGGACCTTCAAGTCCTGACAGAGATGGATTTAACCCCAACACTTATGCTACACAAGTAGGAACAGATTTTATGAGGAATCACCAAGCTCTTGGCATTGACTTTGCCTCTGTACATATTTATCCAGATAGCTG GATCTCACAATCAGTTTCTCCATCTCACCTCACCTTTGTTAGTAGCTGGATTAAAGCACATATTCGAGACTGTGACAAGATCCTGAACATGCCTGTTTTATTTTCTGAATTTGGGACATCAAGCAGAGATCCAGGGTACAATAGCAGTTACAGAGAGACCTTGATACAAACTGTTTATGACAACATTATGTTGTCAGCCAAGAAAGGAGGAGCTGGAGCAGGGAGCCTGATTTGGCAGCTCTTTCCAGAGGGGGTAGAATACATGGCAGATGGGTATGAAGTGGTACTTTCAAAAAGTCCTTCAATAGCCAAAATCATGAAAGCGCAGTCAGTCTCCTTGTGGGCACTTAGCTCTGTATGTCAGTGGAGCTTTAAGTGGAGCTGCAGAAGAGATGTCATTAATTCGCCTGCTTTTATCTCATTGACTGCTGATCTTTTAGGTGGAGTGGAAGCGGCCCATGAATTATGA